A single genomic interval of Gallus gallus isolate bGalGal1 chromosome 10, bGalGal1.mat.broiler.GRCg7b, whole genome shotgun sequence harbors:
- the LIPC gene encoding hepatic triacylglycerol lipase isoform X2, giving the protein MEERKKVDGILESWIWKMAAALKSQHKQINVIIADWLTFAHQHYPIAVQNTRYIGQEIADFVEWLEKSIQFSRSNVHLIGYSLGAHVSGFAGSYISGTNKIGRITGLDPAGPLFEGMSPTDRLSPDDANFVDAIHTFTKQHMGLSVGIKQPVAHFDFYPNGGTFQPGCHFMHVYNHIAQYGITGITQTVKCAHERSVHLFIDSLLHEDKQSTAYWCNDINTFDKGLCLSCRKNRCNTLGYNIREERLPKSRKLFLKTRARMPFKVYHYQFKIHFINEIQGKKIDPSFSMSLTGTKEDAKNLPITLIEGINGNKTYSFLITLDTDIGELLMIKFKWEGTAVWKNIWDKFQTIIPWTKGTRRPGLIVKTIRVKAGETQQKMTFCSQSTDNIHLYPAQEKTFVRCEDRLRQHKRK; this is encoded by the exons GTGGATGGAATTTTAGAAAGTTGGATTTGGaaaatggcagcagctctgaagtCTCAGCATAAACAAATTAATGTGATCATTGCAGATTGGCTTACATTTGCTCACCAGCACTATCCCATTGCTGTACAGAACACACGCTACATAGGACAGGAGATAGCAGACTTTGTGGAATGGCTGGAG aaatccATTCAGTTTTCCAGGAGCAATGTTCATCTAATTGGGTACAGCCTAGGAGCTCATGTTTCAGGGTTTGCTGGTAGTTACATCAGCGGTACAAACAAGATTGGAAGAATTACAG GCCTTGACCCTGCTGGCCCCTTGTTTGAAGGAATGTCACCAACAGACCGTTTATCTCCAGATGATGCAAACTTCGTAGATGCAATTCATACATTCACTAAACAGCACATGGGTCTCAGTGTTGGCATCAAACAGCCTGTGGCCCATTTCGATTTTTATCCCAATGGAGGCACCTTTCAGCCTGGCTGTCACTTCATGCATGTGTATAACCACATTGCACAATATGGGATCACTG GTATCACACAAACTGTGAAATGTGCCCATGAGAGGTCAGTTCACTTGTTCATTGACTCTCTGCTTCACGAGGacaagcaaagcacagcataCTGGTGCAATGACATCAACACTTTCGACAAAGGATTGTGCCTCAGCTGTAGGAAGAACCGGTGCAACACCCTGGGCTACAACATCCGGGAGGAACGGCTCCCAAAAAGTAGAAAACTCTTCCTGAAAACAAGAGCACGTATGCCTTTCAAAG TCTATCACTATCAGTTCAAGATCCACTTCATAAATGAAATTCAAGGCAAGAAGATAGACCCAAGTTTTAGCATGTCTCTGACAGGCACTAAGGAGGATGCTAAAAACCTGCCCATCACACT AATTGAAGGAATTAATGGGAATAAAACCTACTCTTTTCTCATCACACTGGACACTGATATTGGTGAGCTACTAATGATCAAGTTTAAATGGGAAGGAACTGCAGTTTGGAAAAATATCTGGGACAAGTTTCAAACCATAATACCATGGACAAAAGGCACTCGTCGACCAGGGCTCATAGTGAAGACAATACGAGTGAAAGCAGGGGAAACACAGCAAAA AATGACATTTTGCTCTCAAAGTACCGACAACATTCACCTTTATCCAGCCcaagagaaaacatttgtgaGATGTGAAGATCGACTTCGGCAACACAAAAGAAAgtga
- the LIPC gene encoding hepatic triacylglycerol lipase isoform X1, whose product MKSLHLLSILLISMIIIPTNTHGGKKKEALGSQSQHSRTKKDQQSLETKFQLYTDTTGEACQILFNQLETLDKCSFNASLPLVMIVHGWSVDGILESWIWKMAAALKSQHKQINVIIADWLTFAHQHYPIAVQNTRYIGQEIADFVEWLEKSIQFSRSNVHLIGYSLGAHVSGFAGSYISGTNKIGRITGLDPAGPLFEGMSPTDRLSPDDANFVDAIHTFTKQHMGLSVGIKQPVAHFDFYPNGGTFQPGCHFMHVYNHIAQYGITGITQTVKCAHERSVHLFIDSLLHEDKQSTAYWCNDINTFDKGLCLSCRKNRCNTLGYNIREERLPKSRKLFLKTRARMPFKVYHYQFKIHFINEIQGKKIDPSFSMSLTGTKEDAKNLPITLIEGINGNKTYSFLITLDTDIGELLMIKFKWEGTAVWKNIWDKFQTIIPWTKGTRRPGLIVKTIRVKAGETQQKMTFCSQSTDNIHLYPAQEKTFVRCEDRLRQHKRK is encoded by the exons agGCACTGGGATCACAGAGTCAGCACTCTAGAACAAAGAAAGACCAGCAAAGCTTAGAAACCAAATTTCAACTCTATACAGATACAACTGGAGAAGCATGTCAGATTTTGTTTAATCAGTTGGAGACTCTTGACAAATGCAGTTTCAATGCCTCTCTTCCTCTCGTGATGATAGTCCATGGCTGGTCG GTGGATGGAATTTTAGAAAGTTGGATTTGGaaaatggcagcagctctgaagtCTCAGCATAAACAAATTAATGTGATCATTGCAGATTGGCTTACATTTGCTCACCAGCACTATCCCATTGCTGTACAGAACACACGCTACATAGGACAGGAGATAGCAGACTTTGTGGAATGGCTGGAG aaatccATTCAGTTTTCCAGGAGCAATGTTCATCTAATTGGGTACAGCCTAGGAGCTCATGTTTCAGGGTTTGCTGGTAGTTACATCAGCGGTACAAACAAGATTGGAAGAATTACAG GCCTTGACCCTGCTGGCCCCTTGTTTGAAGGAATGTCACCAACAGACCGTTTATCTCCAGATGATGCAAACTTCGTAGATGCAATTCATACATTCACTAAACAGCACATGGGTCTCAGTGTTGGCATCAAACAGCCTGTGGCCCATTTCGATTTTTATCCCAATGGAGGCACCTTTCAGCCTGGCTGTCACTTCATGCATGTGTATAACCACATTGCACAATATGGGATCACTG GTATCACACAAACTGTGAAATGTGCCCATGAGAGGTCAGTTCACTTGTTCATTGACTCTCTGCTTCACGAGGacaagcaaagcacagcataCTGGTGCAATGACATCAACACTTTCGACAAAGGATTGTGCCTCAGCTGTAGGAAGAACCGGTGCAACACCCTGGGCTACAACATCCGGGAGGAACGGCTCCCAAAAAGTAGAAAACTCTTCCTGAAAACAAGAGCACGTATGCCTTTCAAAG TCTATCACTATCAGTTCAAGATCCACTTCATAAATGAAATTCAAGGCAAGAAGATAGACCCAAGTTTTAGCATGTCTCTGACAGGCACTAAGGAGGATGCTAAAAACCTGCCCATCACACT AATTGAAGGAATTAATGGGAATAAAACCTACTCTTTTCTCATCACACTGGACACTGATATTGGTGAGCTACTAATGATCAAGTTTAAATGGGAAGGAACTGCAGTTTGGAAAAATATCTGGGACAAGTTTCAAACCATAATACCATGGACAAAAGGCACTCGTCGACCAGGGCTCATAGTGAAGACAATACGAGTGAAAGCAGGGGAAACACAGCAAAA AATGACATTTTGCTCTCAAAGTACCGACAACATTCACCTTTATCCAGCCcaagagaaaacatttgtgaGATGTGAAGATCGACTTCGGCAACACAAAAGAAAgtga